A window from Enterocloster bolteae encodes these proteins:
- a CDS encoding cytidylyltransferase domain-containing protein: MSEKVTAIIPAKGMSNRLPSKNTLEFGESNLLVHKIRQLKQVDAITEVIVSSEDDDILTMADKEGARAIKRPYEYSAETLPFQDFLYYITGEAREDHVMWACCTSPMVGADVYRKGCKTYFEKLKEGYDSLITVMEYHHYLLDKDMKPYTFKWGPEHRNSQDLDKLYFFTDGIQLAPKASMREWYYYFGHNPYGMEVDLKTSTDIDTIFDYLLARMQYHMDDDAMMAKGINSKDGEAVYHYVLGKMISQLSDEKLAKALMEMPDGKRANVLGLIK; this comes from the coding sequence ATGAGCGAGAAAGTTACTGCAATTATCCCGGCAAAAGGCATGAGCAATCGTCTGCCAAGCAAAAATACGCTGGAGTTTGGTGAATCCAACCTCCTTGTCCACAAAATCCGTCAGCTGAAGCAGGTGGATGCGATCACTGAGGTAATCGTATCCTCTGAGGATGATGACATCCTTACAATGGCAGATAAGGAAGGTGCCAGAGCAATTAAGCGTCCTTATGAATATTCTGCAGAGACACTTCCTTTCCAGGATTTCCTGTACTACATCACTGGTGAAGCCAGAGAGGATCATGTTATGTGGGCTTGCTGCACTTCACCAATGGTAGGCGCAGATGTCTACAGAAAGGGCTGCAAGACCTATTTTGAGAAGCTCAAAGAGGGCTATGATTCCCTAATCACTGTGATGGAGTATCACCATTACCTTCTGGATAAGGACATGAAGCCATACACCTTTAAGTGGGGGCCAGAACATAGAAATTCGCAGGATCTGGACAAGCTGTATTTCTTCACTGACGGTATTCAACTTGCACCTAAAGCAAGTATGAGAGAGTGGTATTACTATTTCGGTCATAATCCCTATGGCATGGAGGTAGATTTGAAGACATCTACCGATATTGATACCATCTTTGATTATCTGCTTGCCAGAATGCAGTATCACATGGATGATGATGCGATGATGGCAAAGGGTATCAATTCGAAGGATGGTGAGGCAGTATACCACTATGTTCTCGGAAAGATGATTTCACAGTTAAGCGATGAGAAACTGGCTAAGGCTCTTATGGAAATGCCGGACGGCAAGAGAGCGAATGTACTTGGCTTAATCAAATAA
- a CDS encoding DapH/DapD/GlmU-related protein yields the protein MIYSTNVSFKAKLTPTSEIAPDAGDFYNDIPNPVNIGHDDWVGSNSTVLGGVTIGNGAVVGAGAVVTKDVPPYAVVVGVPAKIIKYRFDDEKIASLEQMQWWNMSDDELRQKRDFFKNKE from the coding sequence GTGATATATTCTACAAATGTGTCATTTAAGGCAAAACTCACCCCAACATCTGAAATTGCACCGGATGCTGGGGATTTTTACAACGATATTCCCAACCCAGTCAACATTGGACATGATGATTGGGTCGGTAGTAATAGCACGGTTCTGGGTGGAGTAACCATTGGAAACGGTGCGGTAGTTGGAGCCGGTGCTGTGGTTACCAAGGATGTGCCACCTTATGCAGTTGTAGTCGGTGTTCCTGCAAAAATCATCAAATACCGTTTTGATGATGAGAAAATTGCATCGTTGGAGCAGATGCAATGGTGGAATATGAGCGATGATGAGTTGCGCCAAAAGCGTGATTTCTTCAAAAATAAAGAATAA